In a genomic window of Lycium ferocissimum isolate CSIRO_LF1 chromosome 9, AGI_CSIRO_Lferr_CH_V1, whole genome shotgun sequence:
- the LOC132029994 gene encoding pectin acetylesterase 8-like produces MVQCFFPQNVVPYVQTPLFIINSIYDSWQINNTLVPRYLDPELVWDHCKARLSNCTLSQHLIIQDFGVEFLKAFGGLTPSFTRGYFLTSCHTHLGILQTRFWFSPTSPRLLHKTMGEAVADWYFERAGFQYIDPYPCARDCKV; encoded by the exons ATGGTGCAGTGCTTTTTCCCGCAAAATGTCGTCCCATATGTTCAAACTCCactttttataatcaattcaatTTATGACTCCTGGCAG ATTAATAACACTTTGGTTCCTCGATACCTCGATCCTGAACTTGTGTGGGATCATTGCAAGGCTCGCTTAAGTAACTGCACACTTAGCCAACATTTAATTATTCAAG attttGGAGTAGAGTTCTTGAAGGCATTCGGTGGACTAACCCCTTCTTTTACGAGGGGTTATTTCCTCACATCTTGCCATACTCATCTTGGAATTCTGCAGACGCGTTTTTGGTTCAGTCCTACCTCTCCAAGATTACTTCATAAG ACAATGGGTGAAGCTGTTGCTGATTGGTACTTTGAAAGAGCAGGGTTTCAATACATAGACCCATACCCTTGTGCTAGAGATTGCAAGGTGTAG